GCTTTACACGCTGATACATTGAATGAAGCTGGATTTGTGGAGGATACACTCAATGCCATTAACGACCGGGTGATTCATACGTTCCACACAGAAGGTGCCGGCGGTGGACACTCACCGGATATGTTGAAAATGGCGGCGTACTCAAATGTAATGCCTGCATCGACCAATCCGACAAAACCGTTCACAACCAACACGATTGATGAACACATGGATATGCTAATGGTGTGCCATCATCTATCGCATAACGTACCGGAAGATGTTGCGTTTGCCGATTCCAGAATTCGTCCAGAAAGTATAGCTGCTGAAGATATTATGCATGACCTTGGCATACTCAGTATCATGTCTTCGGATGCGCACGCTATGGGTCGCCTCGGAGAGGTGACGATTCGTACTTGGCAGACGGCCGATAAAATGAAGAAACAACGAGGAAAATTACCGGAAGATGAAGGAAAAGATCATGACAATTTCAGGGTTAAACGGTATGCTGCGAAACTCAACATTAATCCTGGTATTACTCATGGCGTCTCCCATGAAATTGGTTCCATTGAAGAAGGGAAATTTGCGGATATTATTTTGTGGGACCCTGCATTTTTTGGTGTGAAGCCGGAAGTTGTCATCAAAGGTGGGATGGCGGCCCATGCTCAGATGGGGGACACGAATGCTTCCATTACAACTCCGCAGCCGCTGAAGTCTCGTCGGATGTATTCCCATCATGGTAAAGCAAAAGCACTTACGAGTTTGACATTCCTACCGAAGATTGCTGTTGCCAATGCTGTTCCGAAGCGTTTGGGATTGGAAAAACAAATCGGTGTCGTGCAAGACTGCCGGAACATTCAAAAGAGCGACTTGAAGTTGAATGGTGAGACGCCGAATATTGATGTGAATCCGGAAACATATGAAGTGAAAGTGAACGGCGAACAGATCAGTTGTGAACCTTTGGACGAGCTTCCTATGACCCAACGCTATTTCTTATTCTAAAGGGAGAGAATAGGTCATGTTTATTCAAAAAGTGATAGATAACATTAATGATGATCAAGCATCGTCAAAACAGCGTGAGTGGATTGAATTGGATTGGGAAGAATTAAATAAACGCATTCTACGTAAAACAACGGATCAGGGTACGGATGTGGCGATATCCTTGGAGCAGGATGAGCCCCTGAACTACGGCGACTTGTTATATGAAGATGAAGAGAGGCAGATCGCTATACGGACAAAGGTTGAAAACGTGATTGTGATCACACCGAAGACCTTCACTCAGATGGGGAAAACGGCTTTTGAACTTGGGAATCGCCATACCCCTTGTTTAATCAGTGAAAGCGAGATCATTGTACGATATGATCACACACTGGAAACATTGCTCGAAGAGGTTGGTGTCGATTATGAGCATTCAGAAAGACGATTCAAGGAGCCTTTTAAATATCGAGGGCATCAACACTGAAGAACATTTTCTCCATTTGCTTCAGATTCATGACTCTGCTTTTCCCATTGGCTCGTATACACAATCCTTTGGCATGGAAACGTATATTCAAAACGATCAGATTCGGACGAAGCAGGCATTAATTGATTACTGCCAAACGTATTTGTTCCATAATCTCGGGTCCGGGGATGCGATTCTCGTCAAAGAATCGCATCAGGCTGCCGGAAATCAAGATTTTGACAGATTGATCTATCTGGAGCAGATTTGCAATGCCATGAAGTTAGCTAAAGAATCACGAGACGGGAGTATAAAGATGGGGAGACAATTTCTGCAGACGATCTTTCCATTAGAGGAATCAGCGTTATTGGACGAATATAAACGCAGGTTTGACGATCAACAACTAAAAGGTCATCATGCTATTTTGTATGGGATTTATACAGCTCATCTGGATATTGACATTCAAAAGGCCGTACTAACATTTTTGTATTCATCTGTGAACGGGTTGATCCAAAATGCGGTTCGTGCTGTTCCTCTTGGGCAGCATAACGGTGTACAGGCCATGTATGAAATGCTTCCATCGATTAAAGAAACGACCAATAGGGTCATGAATAATACCATGGATAACATGAGTAACAACGCATTAGCTATTGAAATGGCTTCAATGCAACATGAATACCTCTTTTCACGCCTGTTTATTTCTTAAATTCTTTTTTCAAAAGGAGTAGATAAGTATGAAACCAGTACGAATTGGTCTAGGCGGACCCGTGGGTTCAGGAAAAACAACGCTTGTAGATCGTTTAACAAGTGAACTTCATAAGGATTATGAAGTAGCGGTCATTACGAATGATATCTATACGAGAGAGGATGCTGAATTTCTCATCAAAAATGGTATATTAGATGAGAAACGAATTCTAGGTGTTGAAACAGGAGGGTGTCCTCACACGGCTATACGTGAAGATGCTTCAATGAATTTTGAAGCGATTGATCAGTTAAATCAGCGGTTCAATGACTTAGATATTATCTTTGTAGAAAGTGGTGGCGATAACCTGGCGGCAACATTTAGCCCTGAGTTGGTTGATGCCTATATCTATGTGATTGACGTTTCAGAAGGACAGGATATCCCTCGTAAAGGTGGGACAGCGATCACTCGTTCAGACTTACTTGTGGTTAATAAAACCGACCTTGCACCGCATGTTGATGTCAATTTGGATCAAATGAAAAACGACACAGCGACCGTACGTGGTGAACGTCCTTACGTTTTTACAGATTTAAAAAGGAAAAACGGTTTGGAAAAAGTGATTCATTGGATTAAACACGATCTACTCTTGGAGGGCGCGGTCTCTTCTGAGTCAAAGGATACAACCGCCTAAAATGAGCCACCATGGAAAACTGTTATTAAACTTTCAAAGAAAAAACCACCGTACGCGTTTAATAGACTGTTATCAGCAATCCCCTCTAAAGGCAAGCCGTGAACTCTACCTTGATGACAAAAAAGAACAGGCCACTGTTTATCTTATGGAATCGTCGGGTGGCATGGTAGCTGGGGATCGGAACGAATATGACATCCATCTAAAGGAACATGCAGACGTTTGTCTGATTGAGCAATCGGCAACAAAGGTATATCCTTCTTATAATCATCGGTGTTCTACGCAAAAGATTTCCGTGCAACTGGAAGAAGGAGCGTGCTTAGAATGGATCCCGGAAGCGATTATTCCTTATCAAGATGCTCGTTACCAGGGAGATACAGTGATTCGAATGAAAAAGGGCTCTACATTGTTGTGGGGAGAGATCATTTCTCCGGGTCGTGAAAAAAGAGATGAATGTTTTCTCTACAACGAATTTCAGTCCCGTTTTCAAATATGGGTGGAGGGGGAGTGCCTGGCCTATGATCCCATCCAATTTTACCCGGACGAAATGCCGTTACAACAAGCCGGAATGCTTGAAGAATCATTATACATTGGCACGTTATGGTTTGTTTCGCCGCGGGTTCCTTCGTTAGATGTTCAATACATTCATGATAAACTTCAAGATTGCAATCATACGAAGGCAAGTGTCACAACGCTAGAAGGAAAGGGCCTGCAAATCAGATGGTTGGCTACGGATTTATGGGCAATGAAAGAAGAGATGAACACCGTATGTCATCGATTCCGTAATGTCCAAGAACAAACAAACATTGAGATGCCATCTTTGGGGAGCGACGTCATATAAAGAACAGTTAAAAGCCCGAGGATCTTTATCCGGGGGCTTTTTTAAATGCACGGGACATGTATCCACTAAAAATAAAACTTCCCGAATTTAGTAGGATTCTGATATTTTCAGGATGATCATAGATATAGATGAAACGAGTCGTGAAAAGGAGGGAGGAATAATTATAGATGAAACATGTTATGAAGTCAGCCATAGTGGTTTTAATTATGATTTCAGGCTGTCAATCTGGAGAAGGAAACCAAGGCGATGATACATTAGTTATCTCGTGGCCTCAAGATATCGGACCATTAGATCCACACGGATATGGGGAAAATCAGATGTTTGCGCAAAATCTTGTATATGAAGGGCTTGTTCAACATGATGATGAGGGCGAGGTACAGCCACACTTAGCTGAATCTTGGGAGGTATCGGATGACGAAAAAACATATACCTTCTTTTTACAGGAAGATGTAAGATTCTCGGATGGTTCCGATTTCAACGCAGACATCGTGAAAAAAAACTTTGACAAGGTATTGGATGAATCCGAGGAGCATGAATGGTTAGAACTTACGAATCAAATTATCGATACAGAAGTAATTGATCCCTATATATTTGAAATGACTATGGAAGAACCGTATTATCCAGTACTTGAGGAATTGGCACTTGTGCGCCCTTTTCGTATATCAGGAGATGCAAGTTTCTCAGAGGATCAGGATTTCCAAGAACCTATTGGAACCGGACCGTGGGCGCTTAGTGAACGTCAACAAGATGAAGAAGCCATCTTTGAGCGAAACGAACATTACTGGGGTGAAGACCCGGAGATGGAGGAGCTTGTGGTCCGTGTAATTCCTGATGGTGATGCACGGGTAATGGCTTTCGAAAATGAAGAAATTGATATGATCTATGGGAATGGTTTGATCAGTTTAGATGCCTATGATCATTTGGAACAAAATGATAAATATCAATCGGGTACTTCGCCACCGCAATCGACCCGTACCTTGGCTTTAAATACGAATCGTGGTGCTACAGAGGATGCTCTTGTGCGGCGGGCGATCATTCATGCTTTCGATACGCAAACGTTCATCGAAGACATGCTTCATAATATTGAGGAACAGGCGACAAGCCTTTTTCCGGATGATATGCCTTACCAACCTGATACTTTAGATGACTATAATTATAACCCATCTCAAGCAGAGCAATTGCTGGAAGAGGCTGGTTGGAAGCGAGCGGATGATGGCCATATTCGAGAAAAAGACGGAGAACCGCTACAGCTCAATTTTGTTTATGATGCAAATGATCAAATTCAAACTATGCTTGCAGAGTTTATGCAAAGTGACTTACGTGACATCGGGATCGATATCGAGATTATAGGTATGGAGAACCAAGCTTATCTTAATGCGGAGAAGAGCGGTGACTTTCATATCATTTATCATGAAACGTGGGGAGCTGAATATGATCCTCATGCGATGCTTTCTTCCATGCGTGTCCCATCCCATGCTGATTACCAAGCACAGCAGGGATTGGATCGAAAAAAGGCATTAGATGAGCAAATTGGTGAAGTCTTGGTTGAAACCGATGAGCAAAAAAGAGAAGAATTATATCATGACATTATAACTACCTTACATGAAGAAGCGATTTATGTACCCGTATCGATGACTTCTAATCTTGCTTTGTATCATAATGATCTTGAAGGAGTGCGTTACTCTCCGATTATCTATGAATTTAATCTCGATGATGTGAGGCGAAAGTAAGATGATTGGCTTAATGATCCGGCGATTGCTCTGGCTTTTCCCTTCTTTGTTGTTCCTGTCGATAGGTGTGTTCTGGCTCATGCATATTCTACCGGGGAGTCCTGCAGAAGCCTATTTACTAAACTCGCAAATTCCGCCGACGGAAGAGGCAGTCGATACGGTAACAAAAGACCTGGGATTAGACCGCCCGCTTTATGAACAGTATTGGGATTGGTTTACTTCTGCATGGCAATTGGATTTCGGCACTTCTTTTTATACAGGAGACAGTGTCGTGGAAGAAGTATTCTATTATTTCCCGCCAACGTTCGAATTAACGATTGGTGCTTTCATCGTCACGATGGGGATGAGTGTATTTCTTGGAACGCTGGCTGTTGTCTACCAAGGACGCTGGTTTGACTGGTTCAGTCGCTTGTTTTCCGTAGGTGGATCCGCGCTTCCGACGTTTTGGTTAGGTTTTTTACTTGTTTATTTTGTCTCTTACCAGTTTGGTTGGCTGCCATCAGGGGGAAGAGGAGATTGGCATCATATCATATTGCCGGTGTTGACCCTCGCTATCCCTTATATCTCCCTATATAGTCGTTTATTTCGTACAAGTTTATTAGAAGTGAGAGAACGTTCATATGTCACCTATGCTCGAGCCCGTGGGCTTCGGGAAATGTTTTTATTCCGAAAACATATTCTCAGGCACGCACTTTTGCCGCTTTTCACCGTTTCAGGGTTGGCTTTTGGGTATTTGTTAGCGGGCACCGTTATCGTAGAAAGTGTGTTTTCTTGGCCCGGAATGGGGAGGTACATGGTGACAGCAATTATCAACCGCGATTACCCTGTTATCCAGTTTTACATTGTTTTTATGGGCTTTATTTTTATAATCGTGAATATGCTGGTCGATGTATTGCAGGCATGGGTAGATCCAAGACTTCGTCGACAGGGAAGATATCGCCATGATTAAGAACGTATGGAACAATAAAGCACTCTTCTTTAGTGTTTTGATACTGCTATTGGCGCTTTTCATCTCTCTGCTTGGCTTTTTAGTGACACCCCATGACCCATTTGTATCCGAAACGTCACGACGCTTGCTTGCTCCTTCTTCGGTGAACTGGTTTGGGACGGATCACCTTGGGCGTGACGTGTTTTCTCGCTTATTATACGGTGCGCGTTATAGTTTTCTTGGTGCGTTGATCGTTACTCTTATTTCCACTACGATCGCGTTAATCATTGGAACATTAGCCGGTTATCATGGTGGCCGGATCGATCATATTTTCATGCGTTTCAGTGAATGGATGTTGGCATTTCCCAGCTTGATGATCGCACTTGTTTTAGTAGGGGTATTAGGACCTGGAATGGTCAATGTTTTGATTGCTTTGGTCCTCGTATTTTGGATGACGGGAGCTCGACTGGTTCGAAATATGGTGGTGCGCTTAAAAGAAGAACGTTATGTCCAAGTTGCCAAGCTTCAAGGTGTTTCAACGTATCGTATCATTTTACGTCATCTCATGCCTTTTGTTCTACCGCAATTGTTAGTTTTGGCAACGCTTGACGTAGGGAGCGTACTATTGCATATCGCAAGTTTCTCGTTTCTTGGTCTAGGTATACAAGCGCCTCTGCCTGAATGGGGAGCCATGTTAAATGAGAGTAGCGAGTATTTTTATAGCAGTCCTTGGCTTATGGTCTTTCCGGGATTATTCATCTTTGTCACTGTCCTTGCCATTAACGTATGGTCCGATTATTTGCGAGATAGATTTCACATTAAAAAGCAGGGGTGATGACATGCTGGAGGTCAATCGTTTAAGCATCTATACACCGGAGCAAAAACCCATTCTGCAAAATATAAGTTTCACCCTTTCGAAAGGAAAAACATTAGGGCTGATTGGGATGAGTGGAGCAGGAAAAACGATGCTATCTCTAGCCCTCTTACGTTTAGTAAATCCCATGTTTCATGTGAAAGGGGACGTTCAGTTTCAGGGGAAGTCACTTTTGTCATTACCATCCAAAGACATGTCTCGTATACGTGGCAAAGAGATTGGATTTTTAACCCAACATCCTCATCCTGCTTTTGATCCGATTTATACAGTGGGAGAGCAAATGATTGATACGATCCGAGCACATTTTTCTTATACGAAAAAAGAAAGTCGTAAAGTCATAACCCCCCTGTTACGTTCGATGGCATTTCGTGATCCTGAATATTTGTTGCAGCGTTATCCGTTTGAGTTGAGCGGAGGCATGCTACAGAGAGTGATGATAACCTTGATGCTAGCATTAAAACCAACATTAATGATCGCGGATGAACCAACCACAGCATTGGATACTGTGACCCAACGTGAAGTGCTCGATCAATGGAGCACTTTAAGAGATGATCAAGAGCAGAGCATGATCCTTGTCACCCATGATTTAAATATCATTGGTAAGTTTGCCGATGAAGTCCTGGTATTACAATCAGGGGTTGTTGTTGAACATTTAACTGTTGAGCAACTTTTTACAAATCCAAGCCATTCGTATACAAAAAATCTCCTAAGGTTCTATCGGAAGTTGAATGGAGGGACAAGCGATGGTGATTGAAGTTCATAACGTTGCAAAGCGATATAGTAAAAAATGCAAACAAGGCGTATTGCAGGATATATCGTTACAAATTGAACGACAGACATGTTTGGCACTTTTAGGCGAAAGTGGTACAGGAAAAAGCACATTAGGGCGTATTATGGTGGGCCTGGAACCCATAAACAAAGGGGATATTCTGTTTAACGGTGAAAAATTGTTAGCAGGAAGGCACAAACACTTTGCAGGAAAAATTCAGATGGCTTTTCAAGACCCGTTGTCTGCCTTTAACCCACGTATAACGATAGGTGAAAGTCTCGCTGAACCCTTATTCGTGGAGAAAGCCGGTAATAGCGAACGTACGGAAAGAATCAACGGTCTATGTAATGATGTTCAACTCGATCTTGAACTGTTACACCGTTTTCCGAATCAGTTAAGCGGAGGTCAGCTACAACGAGCAGCTATTGCTCGCGCGCTGATGTCTCGCCCTTCATTTGTCGTGCTCGATGAAGTCGTTAGCAGTCTGGATGTGATCCACCAACATCATATTCTAGAATTGCTTAATACCCTAAAAAAAACGTATGGGCTTTCCTATTTATTTATCACGCACGATTTTCTGGCAGCTAACTATGTGGCTGATCGTATAGCTGTTCTACATGATGGAGCAATCATCGATCATGCTGAAAAAAAAGCCAATGGAAAATGGAAATTTGTCCATCCGCAAGCAGTACGACTACAAGAGGCTGCTTTGTAATACCATTTAGTGAATGTTGATGGGTTCGCTTGCGTTATGCTATTTAAAAGAAGTTGAAAAAAGCTTGGTTTGGCGTGAATAACTGTAAGGAATGGAATTATACCCTCATTGATAGGAGATAACATGGAAGAGAACAATATTAAAACGTATTGGAACTTACGTGCAGAAGGATTTTCTCTAAGTAATCAAGCGCAATTACAATCAGATATAACAGGGGATTGGAATGCGATATTACAGCAATATGCACCACGAAAAGATAAATTAAAATGCCTTGATATTGGGTGTGGGCCAGGTTTTTTGGCCATTTTATTGGCAAAGATGGGTCACAATGTATCTGCCATTGATTATACAGAAAATATGCTTAGACATGCGGAGAAGAACGCGAAAAAGGATGGGTTAGAAATAGATTTTATGAAAATGGATGCCCAGAATCTTGATTTTGAAGGCAACTATTTTGATTACATTGTATCGAGGAACCTCACATGGAACCTTGAATTTCCTCATCAAGCCTACTCGGAATGGTTACGGGTTTTAAAACCCTCAGGTCGACTTCTCATTTTTGATGGAAACCATTATTTGCATTGCTACAATAAGTTGTATCAGCAATATCGGAACTCCAATGCTTATGTCGATTCACATAATAAAGAGCATTTGAAAGGAATTGACACGAATAGAATGGAACGAATAGCCATGAATTTGCCTTTAAGCAAAGTCGAACGCCCTGGATGGGATTTACGATTTTTTGATAAGGCAGGCGAAAAAAAGGTTATGTATGAGGTGGAAAGCTCCTCATTCACTGATAATAATGGCGAGGAACAATCTGTTATAAATAACTTTTATATCTGTGTCCAAAAGAGAGATAAAGATCAGGAGAATGTTTGAATGATTTGGAATCCCTAACGAAAGTGGGCGATGCTTATTTCCTGTTATTTTTTATCAAGGAACTTTCTTCATTTCGCTCACGAGAAGTTAATCTGAGGGGATGTATGATTAATATCCGACTGGTATCTTCAAAACCGGTTAACATATCGACATCCGCCGCCGTTTCCCTAAACAACAAACTATGATAATATTTTCAAAGATGAGGTGAGTATATGATGAAGTTTGATCCATGGTATCAACCCTATTATTCTAAACGAACACCAATGTACAGTCGGCGAGGAATGGTTGGCACATCGCAGCCTCTTGCTTCCGAAGCCGGTCTTGATATGTTAAAAAAAGGTGGGAATGCTGTGGACGCGGCGATTGCAACGGCCGCGGCGTTGACGGTCGTGGAGCCGACATCCAATGGCATTGGCAGCGATTCATTCGCGATTGTCTGGCTGGACGGTGAGATGCATGGTTTGAATGCAAGCGGGCGCTCGCCCGGTAACATCTCGATCGATGCCGTAAAAGCGCGAGGGCATGAGAAAATGCCGCGGCAAGGGTTAATTCCGGTGAACGTTCCCGGTGCACCCGGCGGTTGGGTGGCGTTATCGGATCGATTCGGAAAATTATCGCTTGAGGAATTACTTGCACCGGCGATTCGGTTGGCCGAGGAAGGTTTTCCGGTGAGCCCGGTTGTCTCCAAACATTGGAAAGCGGCTGTTCATCTTTATCCCTCCGATGAACCGGAGTTTAAGCCTTGGTTTGACACGTTTACGAAAAATGGAAAAGCCCCCGAACCGGGTGACATCTGGCAGCTCCCCGACCATGGGGCGACCTTGCGTAAAATTGCGAAAACGAAAGGGAAAGCTTTTTACGAAGGCGAGCTCGCGGAACGCGTTGATCAATTTTCTCGTGATCATGATGGGTTTATTCGCGAGGAAGATTTCGGTCATTTTTCCGTTGATTGGGTCCAACCGCTGTCTGTGAACTACAAAGGCTATGATGTTTGGGAGCTGCCGCCGAACGGGCAGGGCATCGTGCCCCTCATGGCCATGAATATTTTAAACGGCTTGGATCTGCCGACAAAAGAAAGTGCCGATACGTACCACAAACATATGGAAGCACTCAAACTCGCTTTCGCGGACGGGTTTGAATATATTACCGATCCGGAACATATGAACATAAACCCGGAAGCGCTGCTCACGCCGGAATACGCGGAAGATCGTCGTGCCTTAATTGGCACTGAAGCCATTGATCCGCAAGCCGGCACCCCACCACGCGGGGGCACGGTATATTTAGCCACCGCCGATGGCGACGGCAACATGGTTTCTATGATTCAGAGCAATTACGCCGGTTTCGGCTCCGGCATTGTCATCCCTGGCACGGGCATCAGCATGCAAAACCGCGGCTGGGAATTTGAATTGGAAAAAAATGTGGCAAACGCACTTGCGCCGAATAAACGGACGTACCATACGATCATCCCGGGCTTTTTGACGAAAGGTGATCAGCCTGTCGGACCGTTCGGCGTTATGGGCGGCTATATGATGCCGCAAGGCCACTTGCAAGTGCTCGTTAAT
The Salicibibacter kimchii DNA segment above includes these coding regions:
- a CDS encoding ABC transporter ATP-binding protein; this encodes MLEVNRLSIYTPEQKPILQNISFTLSKGKTLGLIGMSGAGKTMLSLALLRLVNPMFHVKGDVQFQGKSLLSLPSKDMSRIRGKEIGFLTQHPHPAFDPIYTVGEQMIDTIRAHFSYTKKESRKVITPLLRSMAFRDPEYLLQRYPFELSGGMLQRVMITLMLALKPTLMIADEPTTALDTVTQREVLDQWSTLRDDQEQSMILVTHDLNIIGKFADEVLVLQSGVVVEHLTVEQLFTNPSHSYTKNLLRFYRKLNGGTSDGD
- a CDS encoding urease accessory protein UreF, which gives rise to MSIQKDDSRSLLNIEGINTEEHFLHLLQIHDSAFPIGSYTQSFGMETYIQNDQIRTKQALIDYCQTYLFHNLGSGDAILVKESHQAAGNQDFDRLIYLEQICNAMKLAKESRDGSIKMGRQFLQTIFPLEESALLDEYKRRFDDQQLKGHHAILYGIYTAHLDIDIQKAVLTFLYSSVNGLIQNAVRAVPLGQHNGVQAMYEMLPSIKETTNRVMNNTMDNMSNNALAIEMASMQHEYLFSRLFIS
- a CDS encoding ABC transporter ATP-binding protein is translated as MVIEVHNVAKRYSKKCKQGVLQDISLQIERQTCLALLGESGTGKSTLGRIMVGLEPINKGDILFNGEKLLAGRHKHFAGKIQMAFQDPLSAFNPRITIGESLAEPLFVEKAGNSERTERINGLCNDVQLDLELLHRFPNQLSGGQLQRAAIARALMSRPSFVVLDEVVSSLDVIHQHHILELLNTLKKTYGLSYLFITHDFLAANYVADRIAVLHDGAIIDHAEKKANGKWKFVHPQAVRLQEAAL
- the ureC gene encoding urease subunit alpha, coding for MYGPTTGDKVRLADTDLWIEVEKDYTNYGDEGVFGGGKSIRVGMGQNGTQTRLEGVLDAVITNVIIIDYSGIVKADVGIKDGRIAGIGKAGNPDTMDRVDPNMTIGVGTEVYAGQGLIATAGAIDTHTHFVNPDQMDVALSSGTTTLIGGGTGPAAGSTATSVTPGEWNIFKMLEAAEDFPVNIGLLGKGSASTQEPLMEQIRAGAIGLKIHEDWGATPSALHQSLVAADKYDVQIALHADTLNEAGFVEDTLNAINDRVIHTFHTEGAGGGHSPDMLKMAAYSNVMPASTNPTKPFTTNTIDEHMDMLMVCHHLSHNVPEDVAFADSRIRPESIAAEDIMHDLGILSIMSSDAHAMGRLGEVTIRTWQTADKMKKQRGKLPEDEGKDHDNFRVKRYAAKLNINPGITHGVSHEIGSIEEGKFADIILWDPAFFGVKPEVVIKGGMAAHAQMGDTNASITTPQPLKSRRMYSHHGKAKALTSLTFLPKIAVANAVPKRLGLEKQIGVVQDCRNIQKSDLKLNGETPNIDVNPETYEVKVNGEQISCEPLDELPMTQRYFLF
- the nikB gene encoding nickel ABC transporter permease, whose translation is MIGLMIRRLLWLFPSLLFLSIGVFWLMHILPGSPAEAYLLNSQIPPTEEAVDTVTKDLGLDRPLYEQYWDWFTSAWQLDFGTSFYTGDSVVEEVFYYFPPTFELTIGAFIVTMGMSVFLGTLAVVYQGRWFDWFSRLFSVGGSALPTFWLGFLLVYFVSYQFGWLPSGGRGDWHHIILPVLTLAIPYISLYSRLFRTSLLEVRERSYVTYARARGLREMFLFRKHILRHALLPLFTVSGLAFGYLLAGTVIVESVFSWPGMGRYMVTAIINRDYPVIQFYIVFMGFIFIIVNMLVDVLQAWVDPRLRRQGRYRHD
- the nikA gene encoding nickel ABC transporter substrate-binding protein is translated as MKHVMKSAIVVLIMISGCQSGEGNQGDDTLVISWPQDIGPLDPHGYGENQMFAQNLVYEGLVQHDDEGEVQPHLAESWEVSDDEKTYTFFLQEDVRFSDGSDFNADIVKKNFDKVLDESEEHEWLELTNQIIDTEVIDPYIFEMTMEEPYYPVLEELALVRPFRISGDASFSEDQDFQEPIGTGPWALSERQQDEEAIFERNEHYWGEDPEMEELVVRVIPDGDARVMAFENEEIDMIYGNGLISLDAYDHLEQNDKYQSGTSPPQSTRTLALNTNRGATEDALVRRAIIHAFDTQTFIEDMLHNIEEQATSLFPDDMPYQPDTLDDYNYNPSQAEQLLEEAGWKRADDGHIREKDGEPLQLNFVYDANDQIQTMLAEFMQSDLRDIGIDIEIIGMENQAYLNAEKSGDFHIIYHETWGAEYDPHAMLSSMRVPSHADYQAQQGLDRKKALDEQIGEVLVETDEQKREELYHDIITTLHEEAIYVPVSMTSNLALYHNDLEGVRYSPIIYEFNLDDVRRK
- a CDS encoding urease accessory protein UreD, with product MSHHGKLLLNFQRKNHRTRLIDCYQQSPLKASRELYLDDKKEQATVYLMESSGGMVAGDRNEYDIHLKEHADVCLIEQSATKVYPSYNHRCSTQKISVQLEEGACLEWIPEAIIPYQDARYQGDTVIRMKKGSTLLWGEIISPGREKRDECFLYNEFQSRFQIWVEGECLAYDPIQFYPDEMPLQQAGMLEESLYIGTLWFVSPRVPSLDVQYIHDKLQDCNHTKASVTTLEGKGLQIRWLATDLWAMKEEMNTVCHRFRNVQEQTNIEMPSLGSDVI
- a CDS encoding class I SAM-dependent methyltransferase; this translates as MEENNIKTYWNLRAEGFSLSNQAQLQSDITGDWNAILQQYAPRKDKLKCLDIGCGPGFLAILLAKMGHNVSAIDYTENMLRHAEKNAKKDGLEIDFMKMDAQNLDFEGNYFDYIVSRNLTWNLEFPHQAYSEWLRVLKPSGRLLIFDGNHYLHCYNKLYQQYRNSNAYVDSHNKEHLKGIDTNRMERIAMNLPLSKVERPGWDLRFFDKAGEKKVMYEVESSSFTDNNGEEQSVINNFYICVQKRDKDQENV
- a CDS encoding urease accessory protein UreE, which encodes MFIQKVIDNINDDQASSKQREWIELDWEELNKRILRKTTDQGTDVAISLEQDEPLNYGDLLYEDEERQIAIRTKVENVIVITPKTFTQMGKTAFELGNRHTPCLISESEIIVRYDHTLETLLEEVGVDYEHSERRFKEPFKYRGHQH
- the ureG gene encoding urease accessory protein UreG codes for the protein MKPVRIGLGGPVGSGKTTLVDRLTSELHKDYEVAVITNDIYTREDAEFLIKNGILDEKRILGVETGGCPHTAIREDASMNFEAIDQLNQRFNDLDIIFVESGGDNLAATFSPELVDAYIYVIDVSEGQDIPRKGGTAITRSDLLVVNKTDLAPHVDVNLDQMKNDTATVRGERPYVFTDLKRKNGLEKVIHWIKHDLLLEGAVSSESKDTTA
- a CDS encoding gamma-glutamyltransferase family protein → MMKFDPWYQPYYSKRTPMYSRRGMVGTSQPLASEAGLDMLKKGGNAVDAAIATAAALTVVEPTSNGIGSDSFAIVWLDGEMHGLNASGRSPGNISIDAVKARGHEKMPRQGLIPVNVPGAPGGWVALSDRFGKLSLEELLAPAIRLAEEGFPVSPVVSKHWKAAVHLYPSDEPEFKPWFDTFTKNGKAPEPGDIWQLPDHGATLRKIAKTKGKAFYEGELAERVDQFSRDHDGFIREEDFGHFSVDWVQPLSVNYKGYDVWELPPNGQGIVPLMAMNILNGLDLPTKESADTYHKHMEALKLAFADGFEYITDPEHMNINPEALLTPEYAEDRRALIGTEAIDPQAGTPPRGGTVYLATADGDGNMVSMIQSNYAGFGSGIVIPGTGISMQNRGWEFELEKNVANALAPNKRTYHTIIPGFLTKGDQPVGPFGVMGGYMMPQGHLQVLVNAIDYGFNPQAALDAPRWKWLGGKKIEVESDFPAEIARQLVRKGHQITPTLEAGSFGRGQVIWRDPDTGVLVGGTESRADGHLAIW
- the nikC gene encoding nickel transporter permease, translating into MIKNVWNNKALFFSVLILLLALFISLLGFLVTPHDPFVSETSRRLLAPSSVNWFGTDHLGRDVFSRLLYGARYSFLGALIVTLISTTIALIIGTLAGYHGGRIDHIFMRFSEWMLAFPSLMIALVLVGVLGPGMVNVLIALVLVFWMTGARLVRNMVVRLKEERYVQVAKLQGVSTYRIILRHLMPFVLPQLLVLATLDVGSVLLHIASFSFLGLGIQAPLPEWGAMLNESSEYFYSSPWLMVFPGLFIFVTVLAINVWSDYLRDRFHIKKQG